A stretch of Pygocentrus nattereri isolate fPygNat1 chromosome 8, fPygNat1.pri, whole genome shotgun sequence DNA encodes these proteins:
- the tesmin gene encoding spexin prohormone 2 isoform X1: MNDFSGPECRYQRDLSRGSFVPSHCHLEFSTSFNEGVHSGPVQHYRDHRALLYTTHQDGPGCPGVDKSLRDDDLDCYRFYCPVSSDPSPSLAQYSSVSYPDYLLHQAGPCHFLSPPPGLGKHAPHPWTPEEAFLCGMPSAEMREAVASINSEGADELYKQACSRHKSAGELRQCNQLDMGQNSSHPLTVLMPPREKTGEKLAVQNGNMCQVVCDVNGGGQMVLLNHCSPSQIIHPMVLGHSVSSAEPPLYTADHPHSPEHCPLQGRGDGPVSQVPGGYTSPPYLSSFTNSNTHPSSNLISTAPGYTFNTMPGPYTSQFHQTPCAARADTVETRHSGAQTVRAWERSKKPCNCTKSQCLKLYCDCFANGEFCSNCKCINCCNNIEHESERYRAIKTCLERNPAAFRPKISNRKLGDVKNRHTKGCNCKRSGCLKNYCECYEAKIMCSSTCKCVGCRNYDGSPVRQHTAWQSPDATDIYSTGSKCPLSCITPDVVEATCGCLLAQAEEAEREGHTRPHAERLILEEFGQCLTQIVRSIFKSTGVQW, translated from the exons ATGAATGACTTCAGTGGACCAGAGTGCAGGTATCAAAGAGACTTAAGCAGAGGTTCGTTTGTTCCCTCTCACTGCCATCTGGAGTTCTCAACGAGCTTCAATGAAGGCGTTCATTCAGGCCCAGTCCAGCACTACAGAGACCACAGAGCACTACTTTATACCACACATCAGGATGGGCCAGGGTGTCCTGGAGTGGACAAGTCACTCAGGGACGATGATTTAGACTGTTACCGATTTTATTGTCCAGTTTCTTCTGACCCTTCTCCTTCTTTGGCCCAATACTCATCCGTCTCGTACCCCGATTACCTGCTGCATCAGGCCGGCCCTTGTCATTTCTTGAGTCCTCCACCAGGCCTCGGTAAACACGCACCGCACCCCTGGACGCCTGAGGAGGCTTTTCTCTGTGGGATGCCTTCA GCGGAGATGCGTGAAGCTGTGGCCAGCATTAACTCGGAGGGAGCAGACGAGCTCTACAAACAGGCCTGTTCCAGACACAAGTCTGCTGGAGAGCTCAGACAGTGTAACCAGCTGGACATGGGCCAAAAT TCAAGCCATCCGCTCACTGTTTTAATGCCACCTCGTGAAAAGACGGGAGAGAAGCTTGCAGTCCAGAATGGAAATATGTGTCAG GTTGTGTGTGATGTAAATGGCGGAGGGCAGATGGTTTTACTGAATCACTGCAGCCCGAGTCAGATTATCCACCCCATGGTCCTGGGCCACAGTGTGTCCAGTGCTGAGCCCCCACTCTATACTGCAGACCACCCACACTCTCCTGAACACTGTCCACTACAGGGACGAG GTGATGGACCTGTAAGCCAGGTGCCGGGGGGATACACTTCTCCACCATACCTGTCCTCCTTTACCAACTCCAATACCCACCCGTCCTCCAACCTCATCTCTACTGCTCCCGGCTACACCTTCAACACCATGCCAGGACCGTACACTTCACAG TTCCATCAGACTCCCTGTGCTGCTCGTGCTGATACAGTGGAGACACGCCACAGTGGAGCCCAAACCGTACG TGCCTGGGAACGGTCAAAGAAGCCTTGCAACTGCACAAAATCACAGTGCTTGAAACT GTACTGTGACTGCTTTGCAAACGGAGAATTCTGCAGCAACTGCAAATGCATCAACTGCTGTAACAACATTGAGCACGAGTCTGAGAGATACAGAGCCATTAAG ACCTGCTTGGAAAGGAACCCGGCGGCTTTCCGTCCAAAGATCAGCAACAGGAAGTTGGGGGATGTGAAAAATCGACACACGAAGGGCTGCAACTGCAAGCGCTCAGGCTGCCTGAAGAACTACTGCGAGTGTTATGAG GCCAAGATCATGTGCTCTTCCACCTGCAAGTGTGTTGGCTGTCGGAACTATGATGGAAGTCCAGTGAGGCAACACACAGCATGGCAAAGCCCTGATGCCACTGACATCTACAGCACTGGCTCCAA GTGTCCTCTCTCCTGCATCACGCCCGATGTTGTGGAAGCTACATGCGGCTGCCTGCTGGCCCAGGCCGAGGAGGCCGAGCGGGAAGGGCACACGCGGCCTCACGCTGAGAGACTGATTTTAGAGGAGTTTGGACAGTGCCTGACGCAAATCGTGCGCTCAATATTTAAATCCACAGGTGTGCAGTGGTAG
- the tesmin gene encoding spexin prohormone 2 isoform X2 encodes MREAVASINSEGADELYKQACSRHKSAGELRQCNQLDMGQNSSHPLTVLMPPREKTGEKLAVQNGNMCQVVCDVNGGGQMVLLNHCSPSQIIHPMVLGHSVSSAEPPLYTADHPHSPEHCPLQGRGDGPVSQVPGGYTSPPYLSSFTNSNTHPSSNLISTAPGYTFNTMPGPYTSQFHQTPCAARADTVETRHSGAQTVRAWERSKKPCNCTKSQCLKLYCDCFANGEFCSNCKCINCCNNIEHESERYRAIKTCLERNPAAFRPKISNRKLGDVKNRHTKGCNCKRSGCLKNYCECYEAKIMCSSTCKCVGCRNYDGSPVRQHTAWQSPDATDIYSTGSKCPLSCITPDVVEATCGCLLAQAEEAEREGHTRPHAERLILEEFGQCLTQIVRSIFKSTGVQW; translated from the exons ATGCGTGAAGCTGTGGCCAGCATTAACTCGGAGGGAGCAGACGAGCTCTACAAACAGGCCTGTTCCAGACACAAGTCTGCTGGAGAGCTCAGACAGTGTAACCAGCTGGACATGGGCCAAAAT TCAAGCCATCCGCTCACTGTTTTAATGCCACCTCGTGAAAAGACGGGAGAGAAGCTTGCAGTCCAGAATGGAAATATGTGTCAG GTTGTGTGTGATGTAAATGGCGGAGGGCAGATGGTTTTACTGAATCACTGCAGCCCGAGTCAGATTATCCACCCCATGGTCCTGGGCCACAGTGTGTCCAGTGCTGAGCCCCCACTCTATACTGCAGACCACCCACACTCTCCTGAACACTGTCCACTACAGGGACGAG GTGATGGACCTGTAAGCCAGGTGCCGGGGGGATACACTTCTCCACCATACCTGTCCTCCTTTACCAACTCCAATACCCACCCGTCCTCCAACCTCATCTCTACTGCTCCCGGCTACACCTTCAACACCATGCCAGGACCGTACACTTCACAG TTCCATCAGACTCCCTGTGCTGCTCGTGCTGATACAGTGGAGACACGCCACAGTGGAGCCCAAACCGTACG TGCCTGGGAACGGTCAAAGAAGCCTTGCAACTGCACAAAATCACAGTGCTTGAAACT GTACTGTGACTGCTTTGCAAACGGAGAATTCTGCAGCAACTGCAAATGCATCAACTGCTGTAACAACATTGAGCACGAGTCTGAGAGATACAGAGCCATTAAG ACCTGCTTGGAAAGGAACCCGGCGGCTTTCCGTCCAAAGATCAGCAACAGGAAGTTGGGGGATGTGAAAAATCGACACACGAAGGGCTGCAACTGCAAGCGCTCAGGCTGCCTGAAGAACTACTGCGAGTGTTATGAG GCCAAGATCATGTGCTCTTCCACCTGCAAGTGTGTTGGCTGTCGGAACTATGATGGAAGTCCAGTGAGGCAACACACAGCATGGCAAAGCCCTGATGCCACTGACATCTACAGCACTGGCTCCAA GTGTCCTCTCTCCTGCATCACGCCCGATGTTGTGGAAGCTACATGCGGCTGCCTGCTGGCCCAGGCCGAGGAGGCCGAGCGGGAAGGGCACACGCGGCCTCACGCTGAGAGACTGATTTTAGAGGAGTTTGGACAGTGCCTGACGCAAATCGTGCGCTCAATATTTAAATCCACAGGTGTGCAGTGGTAG
- the LOC108443058 gene encoding C-factor-like has product MTLNFSKCQSVLITGASRGLGLQMVKQLVSNAERPKKIIATARKPEEAQDLQQLAKSHPDIHIVPLDVVSDASIDAAVKEVSSIVGPAGLNCLINNAGILIDTDLNTVTRDAMTKTFESNTVAPLFVTKAFLPLLKTAAAAGQGSGMGVHRSAVVNISSLLGSIQLNWGEAANFKTYAYRVSKSGLNMVTRCLAAAVELEGILCVALHPGWVRTDMGGPEAPLSPEESVSSVLSVISGLTDKDHGEFLSYVGEKLPW; this is encoded by the exons ATGACTCTGAACTTCAGTAAGTGTCAGTCCGTGCTGATCACAGGGGCGAGCAGAGGACTGGGCCTGCAGATGGTCAAACAACTGGTCAGCAATGCAGAGAGACCCAAAAAGATCATAGCAACTGCGAGGAAACCGGAAGAAGCTCAG GATCTGCAGCAGCTTGCAAAATCCCATCCAGACATTCATATTGTGCCTTTAG ACGTGGTCAGTGATGCCAGCATCGACGCTGCTGTCAAAGAAGTCTCCTCCATAGTGGGTCCAGCTGGTCTGAACTGTTTAATCAACAATGCTGGGATCCTGATTGATACTGACCTCAACACAGTGACCAGAGATGCTATGACAAAGACCTTTGAGAGCAACACGGTGGCTCCACTGTTCGTTACGAAG GCGTTCCTGCCGTTGTTGAAGACCGCCGCAGCGGCCGGCCAAGGCAGTGGAATGGGGGTTCACCGCTCAGCTGTGGTCAACATCTCCTCTCTCCTGGGCTCCATCCAGCTCAACTGGGGCGAAGCAGCCAACTTTAAAACCTACGCTTACAGGGTCTCTAAG TCTGGCCTGAACATGGTGACTCGGTGTTTGGCGGCTGCTGTGGAGTTAGAGGGGATCCTGTGTGTTGCTCTTCACCCTGGTTGGGTTAGGACTGATATGGGAGGCCCTGAG GCTCCTCTGAGTCCAGAGGAGAGCGTTTCATCCGTGCTGTCTGTTATTTCCGGACTGACTGACAAGGACCATGGGGAATTTTTAAGTTATGTTGGAGAAAAGTTACCATGGTGA